GGGCAATATGCATTAACTGTGATGCCATCTTGTGCCAATTCTTTAGCAGCAGTTTGTGTAAAAGAACGTACTGCATGTTTAGTAGCTGAATACGTACCTAGCATTTCATAAGATTCATGACCCGCTATACTACAAGCGTTTATTACTTTGCCCTTACTATTTTGTTTTTTAAATTGTTCTGCAGCTGCCTGCGTACCAAATACAGTACCATAAACATTTACATTGAATAATTTGTTAAGTTGATTTTCATCAATTTCTAAAAATGACGAAACCGCGTCTACTCCAGCATTATTAACAAATACATCTATTTGTCCAAACTCTGTAACAGCAAACTGCACTAATTCTTGTTGTTCTTTTTTTATTGAAACATCGCTTTTAAAGGCTACAGCATTAAAACCTTTATCTTTAAATTCTTTCTCTGTTTCTAAAAGTAAATCTTCATTAATATCTTGAAGAACAATATTAAATCCATCGTTGGCTAGCCTTAGAGCAATTCCCTTACCTAATCCACCTGCTGAACCTGTTACGATTGCTACTTTACTCATTAAAAACAACCCCTTTAATTTTGTCTTATATTTATTTTATTATTTATAAATTTCCATAACAAGATATTAGCTTTTTTATAGTCGTTTATTATTTCCAAAAAGTTTCATTGTATATTATTAGTAATTTTAATCTTGTTTATTACTTTTTAACACAATCTACAATGGCTTAACTATGATATATAATGCGTTTTAATTTTTAACATAACTTTAACTAACTATGACTAATTTGACACGTAAAACAACCCACCTATTCATTTAGGTGGGCTTTTGCATACTCATATAAATTAAAATAAAAATCATTCAATTAACTAAAAATACACTTTATTTTTTCTTTAAAAAGTGGAAAATATACATACCGATAACCTTTTAAAGTAGGATGCGCATCATCAGCAAATAACGTGTTATCATATTTTTTAAGCTCATTAGCTTCCGGATTATTCCAAACATCTAATATCTCAATATCCCACTTATCTTTTAATTTATACAATACATTTATTAAATGTTCGTAATATGGATCTGATTTTCTTATACAAGTATAAAATAAAACAGGAGTGTTCCATGTATTTTTTGCATAGCTAATAATGTATTCCATTGCACCTATTGTCGTTTCTATATTAAAATTTTCCAAATCATAATCTAAACTTATCTCACCTAATGCTTTTTTAAATCTACTATCATTGGTTGATAACTGACAAATCAATAAATCATAATAATTCTTTTTCAAATCCTTTTTCTTTATTCTTTGAACATATGAATTTTTTCTACCCCTGCTAAAGTAGTACCTGATATCGCTTCCTTTGTAGTGTTGACCTTAGACTCTTCTTTTAAAAACTCAACAAATGATACTCCATGAGATGCTGCTCCATAAGTTATAGAAGAACCTAAAAAAAGAATCTTTTTACTATTTAACTTATCATCTTTCTCTAAATATAAAGCATTAGGACGAAATTTACTTGCATTCCCTTTTTTTATATCATTTAATACACTAAAGACTGTTGAAAAAATTTTTTTCGCCATATATAAACCAATTAAAACAGTTAATTTTTTCAAAGCTATCACTCCTTTTAAATAAGTAAAGTTAATTAAACAAAGTATATCTAAAAAAAATAATAGAAATCATTCAAAATGTTAATCTAAAATTTCATTTTATTTCAGTTATTTCACTTAATTTTATCTTAATTAAACCAGTTTCTTCATTTACTCGATAAGTTGAAACCTACTGCAGTTCCTTTATATATAGCAACAAAAAATCACCCAGTGACTAGTGTAGGTGACTGGAAGTTATATAATTTTTTATTTCTTATTACTTAAATATATCGGAATAAATAATAGTAACATAACACTTAAAATGCATGGAAGAATCTCAAAAAACATCTTATAAACCACCTTTTTTATTAAGATAGCACAAAATAGGGCAAGTACATAAGTGCTTATCCCTAATGATTGTATATTCGATTATACTTCGTCCTCTATTGCTACGTAAAAACAACCACCTAAAAGTGATCGCAAAAAGTTTGTTTTGATTTCATAGTCAATAAACATCTATTTATGTATTTTAATAGCCCTATTGTTTTTTTATGAACAAACAAATACGGTTTACTGACGAATAGCTTACTCCGAATATTTCAACACTTGTCCTAGTTAGGTATTAACTTAAAAGCAAGTCAAGCACACGGTAGGACATTCAGACCATAAAATGGTGCTAGAGGTGTATACACACGTCACAGATAAAATGGCTAAAGATATCATGAGTAAATTGGAAAATATAAATTTTAGTTAAAATGCACGTTTAGTACGGCTTTTTTTGGTGGATATCACAAGTAATCATACTCTGCCAATTTTTGCGAAATTTAAAACTTAAACAACACAAAAATAACCCCGTAAGCCTATGCTTACGGGGTTTGTACAGATACAATATCTATTATTGTTCTTCTTTAACATATGGTAATAATGCCATATGACGAGAACGTTTGATAGCGATTGTCAACATACGTTGATATTTAGCTGAAGTACCTGTTACACGACGAGGTAAAATTTTACCACGTTCAGAAATAAAACGTTTTAATAATTCTGTGTCTTTATAGTCGATGTGTGTAATTCCGTTTGCTGTGAAGTAACAAACTTTTTTACGACGACGTCCGCCTCTTCTTGGTCCACCTGCCATGGTTAACTGCCTCCTTCAAATTAGATTTTTATAATATGTTCATTGTTTGTATTGTTTATCTTAACACTCTCAAAAATAGTGTTTAACTATGCACTAATAATTAGAATGGTAAGTCATCATCACTAATATCAATAGGGCCGTTCGCATTAGCGAATGGGTTATCTGATTGATTATTGTTTGATGAATTGTTGTTATTGCGTGACGTGTTTTGTCCAGATTGTTGACCACCAAAGCTTTGACCGTAATCTTGGAAGTCATTGCCTCCAGATTGGTTTTGGCGTTGGTTGTTTTGGTTTTTAGGTTCAAGGAATTGAACGCTATCACAAACAACTTCTGTAACAAAGATACGACGTCCTTCTTGGTTTTCATAACTACGTGATTGTAAGCGACCGTCAACGCCAGCTAAGCTACCTTTTGATAAGTAGTTATTAACATTTTCTGCTTGTTTTCTAAAAACGACGCAGTTAATGAAATCAGCTTCGCGTTCCCCTTGCGCATTGGTAAACGTACGATTTACCGCTAAGGTAAATGTCGCAACGCTCACGCCTGAGGGTGTTGTTCTGTATTCTGGATCCTTAGTTAAACGACCTACTAAAACAACTCTGTTTATCATTTAAGCGCCCCCAATTATTTTCTTGTCTTATCTTCGTCTTCACGGATAACGATGTAACGGATGATATCATCGTTAATTTTAGCTAAACGTTGGAATTCGTCAGTAGCTTCGTTATCTTCTGTTTGAATACGAACGATGTTGTAGTAACCTTCAGTGAAATCATTGATTTCATAAGCAAGGCGACGTTTACCCCAGTCTTTAGCTTCAAGTACTTCTGAACCTCTTGAAGCTAAAATGCCGTTGAAACGTTCAACAACTGCTTTTTTAGCATCTTCTTCAATATTCGGACGAACGATATACATAACTTCATATGTTCTCATTTATCTTTGCACCTCCTTGTGGACTATACGGCCTATTAAAAATCAATAGGCAAGGAATAATTTTCATTACTCACAATCAAGAATTATAGCATATGATTTTACATTTTACAATGCGTTAAACATGTTCAAGTTCTTAAAAACTTAATTAGAGTGTGTAGTTTGACAATTCAATAGTAACTTTAATTAAAATTAATTAAAATGTTTTGTTGCACTATTTAAATATTTTAAAAAGTAAGGTTGCTAAAACGCTTTAATTATTTTAGCATAGGTGCTAATTAAATTTAAAAATATTCAAACATCAATCTTAGCGGATTAGATGTTGAAAAGGAGAAAAATTATGGTTTCAGTTATGAAAAAAGGAATTGTAACGACGTGTGCTGTAGTAAGTGCGACGTTTTTATCTTATTCAGTACATGCTGCTGAACAACCAAATGCTCAAAAAGGGACAATGGGTTATGGTTATAAACAATATTTATCAAAACATCCAGATAAAAAAACTCAAAATAAAGTGCAAACAGAAACAGGTACAACTCAACAAGGTAAACGTGTCTTAGATATTTCAGAATGGCAAGGGGACTTAACTGCAGATCAAGTTAAGAAGTTAAAAGCAAACTATGATTTTATTATCATTCGTGCCCAATATGGTTCCGAACATATTGACACTTCACTCGAACATAATTCTGAACTATTGGATAAATATGATTTACCATTTGGTGTTTATTCTTACAGCATGTATGAAAATCCTGATGATGCAAGATACGAAGCACAAACGTTATATAATAGAGCACCAAAAGCAAGTTTCTACATAAATGATTTCGAACAAAACACAGTGACTTCAGGAAGTATTGATGATAGTACGAATGCTTGGTACGACGAAATGAAAGGTCTAGCAGGTAATAAAAAGGTCTTACTTTATTCATACCAAAACTTTATGGAAGAGAATTTGACTAATACTGTTAGTACTTATGATGGTTTTTGGTTAGCTAATTATAGTGAAACACAACCTTCACGCGAGTATGCATTATGGCAATACACTGATCAATACCACTCACCTGAAATCGATCAAGATGTCGACGCAAATTATACAAGTCCTGACAAAAATACAAGCTGGTTCATTTCATAATAACTCATAAAGACCAAGTCTTCATAGGCTTGGTCTTTATCTACATATATTCATCTATAAACAGATTAATGTGCTTGTCTTCAAGTTCTTCGACAACCTTTTCTTCTTCTTCAACATTTATAAACCATTTGCTGTCAATCCACAATTGATAATGTAAGACTTCATGTAGCAATATACGACATATATTGAGTTCGGCATCATAGTGTCCCAATTGTTCGACTAAATATGGATAATCTTTTGCTGTAACCTTTATTATAGCTTTATCAAAGGGTGAATGTGGCGCGCTATATTGACCGGCAAAATCATATTCCTTTGCCGAGATTTTAATATCGACAGGCATAGGAAAGTTAAATTGTCCTTTTATATATTGTGTACATAGTTGCAATGTCTTTTTTAAATGTTTATCAACTTGACGTGTGTAACTGACCGCTATTGTATTTTCTGTAATTGGCGTTGGCTTATACTTTAAAAAATAATATTGGTACATCATCTTTTGTTGTAAAAAAGTCACCGTTTGATCATCTTTATGAGATTTAAGCACTGCA
The genomic region above belongs to Staphylococcus durrellii and contains:
- a CDS encoding SGNH/GDSL hydrolase family protein, yielding MKKLTVLIGLYMAKKIFSTVFSVLNDIKKGNASKFRPNALYLEKDDKLNSKKILFLGSSITYGAASHGVSFVEFLKEESKVNTTKEAISGTTLAGVEKIHMFKE
- a CDS encoding acetoin reductase: MSKVAIVTGSAGGLGKGIALRLANDGFNIVLQDINEDLLLETEKEFKDKGFNAVAFKSDVSIKKEQQELVQFAVTEFGQIDVFVNNAGVDAVSSFLEIDENQLNKLFNVNVYGTVFGTQAAAEQFKKQNSKGKVINACSIAGHESYEMLGTYSATKHAVRSFTQTAAKELAQDGITVNAYCPGVAKTKMWDRIDEEMVKYNDDMEPGDAFKEFSSAIKLGRYQEPKDVANLVSFLASEDSGYITGQSILTDGGLVYR
- the rpsF gene encoding 30S ribosomal protein S6, whose amino-acid sequence is MRTYEVMYIVRPNIEEDAKKAVVERFNGILASRGSEVLEAKDWGKRRLAYEINDFTEGYYNIVRIQTEDNEATDEFQRLAKINDDIIRYIVIREDEDKTRK
- a CDS encoding GH25 family lysozyme, producing MVSVMKKGIVTTCAVVSATFLSYSVHAAEQPNAQKGTMGYGYKQYLSKHPDKKTQNKVQTETGTTQQGKRVLDISEWQGDLTADQVKKLKANYDFIIIRAQYGSEHIDTSLEHNSELLDKYDLPFGVYSYSMYENPDDARYEAQTLYNRAPKASFYINDFEQNTVTSGSIDDSTNAWYDEMKGLAGNKKVLLYSYQNFMEENLTNTVSTYDGFWLANYSETQPSREYALWQYTDQYHSPEIDQDVDANYTSPDKNTSWFIS
- the rpsR gene encoding 30S ribosomal protein S18, which encodes MAGGPRRGGRRRKKVCYFTANGITHIDYKDTELLKRFISERGKILPRRVTGTSAKYQRMLTIAIKRSRHMALLPYVKEEQ
- a CDS encoding SGNH/GDSL hydrolase family protein, with product MKKNYYDLLICQLSTNDSRFKKALGEISLDYDLENFNIETTIGAMEYIISYAKNTWNTPVLFYTCIRKSDPYYEHLINVLYKLKDKWDIEILDVWNNPEANELKKYDNTLFADDAHPTLKGYRYVYFPLFKEKIKCIFS
- the ssb gene encoding single-stranded DNA-binding protein, with the translated sequence MINRVVLVGRLTKDPEYRTTPSGVSVATFTLAVNRTFTNAQGEREADFINCVVFRKQAENVNNYLSKGSLAGVDGRLQSRSYENQEGRRIFVTEVVCDSVQFLEPKNQNNQRQNQSGGNDFQDYGQSFGGQQSGQNTSRNNNNSSNNNQSDNPFANANGPIDISDDDLPF